GCACCCTTCAAAACCAATGCCCAAGCGTAGACGGGGGCAATGGCAAACCATGGGGCATTAATGCAAGCGGGAACGCATGCGCTATTTTTGGCAACACCTTTAACGCCATAAACAGCATGATTGATAGCGCTAAAAAAGCCGCTGCAGAAGCCCGAAGAACTAGCCCAGAAAATCCAAACCAACAAAACGCGTTTACCAACGCTGATTTCAATAAAAACCTCAATCAAGTCTCAAGCGTTATTAATGACACTATCTCTTACCTCAAAGGGGACAATTTAGCAACCATCTATAACACCCTTCAAAAAACGCCCGATTCTAAAGGGTTTCACAGTTTGGTGAGCCGATCTAGCTATAGTTATTCTCTCAACGAAACCCAATATTCTCAATTCCAAACCACCACCAAAGAGTTTGGCCATAACCCCTTTAGAAGCGTGGGATTAATTAATTCTCAAAGCAATAACGGGGCGATGAATGGCGTGGGCGTGCAATTAGGCTATAAGCAATTCTTTGGGAAAAATAAATTTTTTGGGATCCGTTATTATGCCTTTTTTGATTACAACCATGCCTATATCAAATCCAACTTTTTCAACTCCGCTTCCAATGTTTTCACCTATGGCGCGGGCAGCGATCTTTTATTGAATTTCATCAATGGCGGATCCGATAAAAACCGCAAAGTCTCTTTTGGCATTTTTGGAGGCATCGCATTAGCGGGAACGACATGGCTTAACAACCAATCTGCGAATTTAAAAATCACCAATAGCGCCTACAACGCTAAGATCAACAACACCAATTTCCAATTTTTATTCAATACGGGCTTAAGGCTTCAAGGGATCCATCATGGCGTTGAATTAGGCGTGAAAATCCCTACGATCAACACCAATTACTATTCTTTCATGGGCGCTAAATTAGCCTACCGCAGGCTTTATAGCTTGTATCTCAATTATGTTTTGGCTTATTGATATGGAATCGGTTCTCATTATTAATGAGGACAAGCCAACTTTTTGGCTCTCAATGCATAACGGCATCATTTTACTTGACTTTTTACAAAAAACACGCTAGAATTTCTCTTTATTTTTTGAGCGAAATTCCAGATTAGCTCAGCGGTAGAGTAGGCGGCTGTTAACCGCTTGGTCGTAGGTTCGAATCCTACATCTGGAGCCATATCTCTAGCTATCCAACTTTTTAAAATAAAACTTCACGCAATCCCTTTAGATTTGATCCATAACGCATTGACTAAAACCCCCACCACAACCCCTATCGCTAAATTATGCGTGTATAAAACCACCGCCACGACTAAGAGCATGTTGAGCGTGTCATAGAGCTTGATTTTTTTAATGTTCATAATGGATTGGAAATTAAAAGTGGTGAAAGAAATCATCACCATCACCGCCACAACCGCCACAATGGGGATCTTAACCACGTATTCATTAAACACTAATATTAACACCATTAAAGAAAAGCCGGCAAAAAAAGTAGAAAGCCTTGTTTTAGCCCCGGATTTTGCGTTGATGATAGACTGCCCCACTAAAGCGCACCCTGTCATTCCCCCTAAAAGCCCTGAGATGATATTCCCCAAGCCTTGCGCTTTAGTTTCTTTATTTTTATCGCTCACGCCGTCTTTTAAAATGACATCTAAAGTTTTAGCGGTCAATAAACTTTCTATCGTTCCCACTAGCGCTAAAGAAAGAGCGTAAGGCAACAATCCTGCCACCATTTTAAAATCCAAATTTTTGGGGATAATGATGAAATGAAAGCCTGAAACCCCTTGCTCAATACTCCCCAAATTCGGCGCATGCGTATCAAAAATTAAAGCGATCGCGCTCACTATAAGGATACAAACCAGATTAGAGGGGATTTTTTTAGTGATTAAGGGGAAGAGATAAATGATCAATATCCCAATAACAAGCAAGATAAACACCCCTAAATTTTGGTTTTGAAGGAATTTGAATTGCTCCATTAAAAGCAAAATGCCTAGCGCGTTCACAAAACCATACATCACTGATTGCGGGATAAATTTTAAAAGATTCCCTATTTTCAAATAGCCTAAAAGAATTTGCAATATTCCTGCCATAAGAGTCGCCACGCCCGCGTATTCAAGCCCATAGTTTTTAACCACGCCCACTAAAATGAGCGCCACTGAGCCGGCCGCTGCGCTAATCATCGCCTTTCTAGCCCCAAAAAGAGACAACACAAAAGCCATGTAAAAGGTCGTATAAAACGCCACGCCCACATCTAAACCCACCATGATCGCAAAGCCGGCCGTCTCTGGGATCACAGAAAGCCCCACCACAAAACCAGACAACAAATCTTTTTGAATGTTGCTCAGCCATTCTTTTTGTATCTTTTCCAACATGCCACTCTTTCTCATTAGAATGGCTTGATTGTAGCCAAAGATTTAAAAACCAATTTCAAACCGGATAAAATCCCTTTTCTTAAATCAAGCTCTATGATATTTTATTGTAAAAAATACTTAAAATTGTTTTTTTTTTTTTTCAAAATATAAATTTTAAGTTAAGAATAAGCATTTTATGGTAGAATGGCGAAATTTCATAAACATGGCTATCATGGGAATGCGAAACCAACAAAAATCTAATAAAAGGAGAAAACATGAAAATCAAAAAATCCCTCTTGCTCTCTCTTTCTCTCATGCTCTCATTATCAAGGGCTGAAGATGACGGATTTTATATGAGCGTGGGCTATCAAATCGGTGAAGCGGTTCAACAAGTGAAAAACACAGGAGCATTGCAAAATCTTGCGGACAAATACGATAATTTGAGCAACCTTTTAAACCAATACAATTACTTAAATTCCTTAGTCAATCTAGCCAGCACACCGAGCGCGATCACCGGTGCGATTGATAATCTAAGCTCAAGCGCGATCAACCTCACTAGCGCTACCACCACTTCCCCGGCTTATCAAGCTGTGGCTTTAGCGCTCAATGCCGCTGTGGGCATGTGGCAAGTCATAGCCCTTTTTATTGGCTGTGGCCCTGGCCCTACCAATAATCAAAGCTACCAATCGTTTGGTAACACACCAGCCCTTAATGGGACAACCACCACTTGCAATCAAGCATACGGGACAGGTCCCAATGGCATTCTATCCATTGACGAATACCAAAAACTCAACCAAGCTTATCAAATCATCCAAACCGCTTTAAACCAAAACCAAGGAGGCGGAATGCCTGCCTTGAATGACACCACCAAAACAGGGGTAGTCAACATACAACAAACCAATTATAGGACCACTGCACAAAACAATATCATAGAGCATTATTATACAGAGAATGGGAAAGAGATCCCAACCTCTTATTCAGGCGGATCATCATTCTCGCCTACGATACAATTGACATACAATAATAACGCTGAATACCTTTTGCAACAGGCTAGTATCATCATGCAAGTCCTTATCACTCAAAACCCGCATGTGCAAACGAGCAATGGCGGTAAAGCGTGGGGTTTGAGTTCTACGCCTGGGAATGTAGTGGATATTTTTGGCGATAGTTTTAACGCTATTAACGAGATGATCAAAAACGCTCAAACAGCCCTAGCAAAAACCCAACAGCTTAACGCTAATGAAAACGCCCAAATCACGCAACCCAACAATTTCAACCCCTACACTTCTAAAAATAAGCAATTCGCTCAAGAAATGCTCAATAGAGCTGAAGCTCAAGCAGAGATTTTGAATTTAGCCCAACAAGTAGCGGACAATTTCCACAGCATTCAAGGGCCTATTCAAGGGGATTTGGAAGAATGTAAAGCAGGATCGGCTGGCGTGATCACTAATAACACTTGGGGTTCAGGCTGCGCGTTTGTGAAAGAAACTCTCAATTCCTTAGAGCAACACACCGCTTATTATGGCAACCAGGTCAATCAGGATAGGGCTTTGTCTCAAACCATTTTGAATTTTAAAGAAGCCCTTAACACTTTAGGGAAAGATTCTACAGCGATCAATAATGGTATTTCTCACTTGCCTAACGCTAAATCTCTTCAAAACATGACGCATGCCACTCAAAACCCTAATTCCCCAGAAGGTTTGCTCACTTATTCTTTGGATACCAACAAATACAGCCAATTCCAAACCATCACGCAAGAACTAGGCAAAAACCCCTTTAGGCGCATCGGCGTGATTGACTATCAAAACAATAACGGGGCGATGAATGGCATTGGCGTGCAAGTGGGCTATAAGCAATTCTTTGGCAAAAAAAGGAATTGGGGGTTAAGGTATTATGGTTTCTTTGATTATAACCATGCTTATATCAAATCTAATTTTTTTAACTCGGCTTCTGATGTGTGGACTTATGGGGTGGGTATGGATGCGCTTTATAACTTCATCAACGATAAAAACACCAACTTTTTAGGCAAAAATAACAAGCTTTCTGTGGGGCTTTTTGGTGGTTTTGCGTTAGCTGGGACTTCGTGGCTTAATTCCCAACAAGTGAATTTGACCATGATGAATGGCATTTATAACGCTAATGTCAGCGCTTCTAACTTCCAATTTTTGTTTGATTTAGGCTTGAGAATGAATCTCGCTAGGCCTAAGAAAAAAGACAGCGATCATGCCGCTCAGCATGGCATTGAACTAGGTTTTAAAATCCCTACGATCAACACAAGCTACTATTCTTTCATGGGGGCGAAACTAGAATACAGAAGGATGTATAGCCTTTTCCTCAATTATGTGTTTGCTTACTAAAAACCCTCTTTAAAAAAGGGGTTTGTTTAAAAACGCTTAAAAGCATTTTTAAAATTAAGCAGTAAAGAGCCTAGATAATCTCTTGCAACCGCTCCCAAGCGATAAAATTAAAGTAATCAAAACCCTATTTTTGCAATCATTAAAGAAAATTTTTTAAAGATTATCACTCTTTTTTGATAAAGTAATCATTTAAAATTTAGGGAGTTTTTCATGGAAGAATCAACAGCGTTCATTTTGGCTCTTGTGGGGCTATTCACTGGCATTACCGCCGGGTTTTTTGGTATTGGTGGGGGGGAGATTGTCGTCCCTAGCGCGATTTTTGCCCATTTTAGCTATAGCCATGCGGTGGGGATTTCGCTCATGCAAATGCTTTTTTCTTCAGTGGTCGGCTCTATCATCAATTACAAAAAGGGCTTATTGGATTTGAGAGAGGGCTCATTTGCTGCACTTGGAGGGCTAATGGGGGCGATTTTAGGGAGCTTTATTTTAAAAATCATTGACGATAAAATTTTAATGGGCGTGTTTGTGGTGGTGGTGTGCTACACCTTTATCAAATACGCTTTTTCTAGCAACAAGAAACCAGAGCATTTTGAAGAAATGCATTTTGATTTGCATGCGAATAACAAAACGCCCGAAAAAAAGCGCCAAATCCCCTTTGTGTCTATGGATAGAACGCATGGGGTTTTGATGCTCGCCGGTTTTGTTACCGGCATCTTTTCTATCCCGCTAGGCATGGGCGGGGGGATTTTAATGGTGCCGTTTTTGGGCTACTTTTTGAAATACGATTCTAAAAAAATCGTGCCTTTGGGACTATTTTTTGTGGTGTTCGCTTCTTTGTCTGGGGTCATCTCTCTTTATAACGGGAAGGTTCTTGATGATATAAGCGTTCAAGCGGGGGTGATTACCGGTGTTGGAGCGTTTTTAGGAGTGGGCATTGGCATTAAGCTGATTGCTTTGGCTAATGAAAAGGTGCATAAAATCCTGTTACTCCTCATTTATGCTTTAAGCATTTTAGCGACTTTACACAAGCTCATTATGGGGTAAAAATTTAAAAATAAATCAAAGGCATTTTTAAAATTAATATCAAAAAGCTTTCTAAGAGCAAGCGATAATCTCTAAAAAAGCGCTTCTTTAGGGTTAGGGGGGTTTAGTTTGGAGGTTGTAATGGGATAACCCCCTACCCCCTTAAAAAATGAGTTTGAAACAAAAAATAAAATTAAAAACCCCATTTTTAAAAAAATAAAAAGTTTTAGTTATCTTTATTTGATGAGAACAAAACCATAAAACTTAAAAAAGAATATTTTCAAGGTAAGGGTAATTAAAAAATGAATTATTTAGGGCGTATTTTAGCGTTTTTTAAAATAACCCATAAGACAACCCAAACGCTTAAATTCCCCATTTTAACCCCCCAACATTAGGAGGCTTAGTCATACCCCCTTAATGCGTTTTTTTATCTTGGATGTATTTTTTCAATTCACCCTTTTTGATATAAGGGATAAACTCGCCATAGCCCTCTTTTTCCATGTCTTTTAAGGGGATAAACCTTAAAGCCGCACTGTTGATGCAATACCTTAAGCCCCCTAATTCTTTAGGTCCATCGTTAAACACATGCCCCAAATGCGCCTTACCAATACGGCTCAACACTTCAATGCGTTTCCTATTAAGGCTCTCATCGTCTTCGTATTTCACCACATCTTTATTGATAGGCTTAGAAAAGCTTGGCCACCCGCAACCGGAGTCGTATTTATCCGCTGAAGAAAATAGCGGCTCGCCTGTGGTAATATCCACATAAATGCCCTCTTCTTCTTTGTTGTAATACTCGTTTTCAAAGGGTTTCTCAGTGTGTTTGTTTTGCGTAACCTCATACTGGAGCTTGGTGAGTTTTTTCTTTAAAACTTCATCGCTGGGTTTGGTGTATTTATCGCTATCTACAATCACTTCATCCGCCTTTTTCAAATCAATATGGCAATAACCACCAGGGTGTTTTTTCAAATAATCCTGGTGGTATTCTTCAGCCCTCACATAATTTTTTAACGGCTCTACCTCAATGGCGATTTTGCCTTTCACTTCTTTTTGTAACGCTTTTAAGGCGTTGTCTATCACTTCTTTATCCGCGCTATTGACATAGTAAATCCCTGTGCGATACTGCCTGCCCACATCATTACCTTGCTTGTTCACGCTCACCGGATCAATCACCTTAAAATAATAGCGTAACAACTTGTCCAAACTGATCTTTTTAGGATCATAAACCACCTTCACGCTTTCAGCATGATCGCTCTCATGCAATTTTTCATAATTCGTGCTTGAAGTTTTGCCGTTAGCGTAACCAGAGCTTGCGTCTATGACGCCATAAATCCTCTCCATATACGCCTCTAGCCCCCAAAAACACCCCCCAGCCAAGTAAATCACTCTTTCATCGGTTTTGGAAAGTTTAGATCCCATGTTTTCATTCGCTTGCATAATTGCTCCTATCGCTAAAAAAAGATAAAAATTTTTCAAATAAGATAATACCTTCATTGAATAACCTTTGTTTTAATTTTAATGGTGTCCGCCATTATAACTAAAAAAGATGGTAATTGCTCTTTAAATTGAATTTAAATTTTAATAAGGCTTTGTTCTATTAGGTAACAAAATTTAAAATCACATCCATTCAACAATCTTACCCACCGCATTGGCTTCATAGCATTTGATAGAGGTTTTTTGACTGGGTTTTTTAGGCAAAATGGCTTTTAAAAAGCCGTAATTTTCCATTTCTTTCAATCTGGCGTTCAAATTAGGGGCTTCTAAAATCCTGCCATTCAAACTCACTTCGCCCAAAAACGCCGTTTTATTGTCAATTTTTCTGTTTTTAAAACTTGAAAGGATACTGGCAATGACCGCTAAATCGCAAGCCGGCTCGCTAATCTTAATGCCTCCGCTCACATTAATGAACACATCATGGCGGTTTAAGGGGATTTCTAGCTTTTTTTCTAACAGAGCAATAAGCATGTTAAGGCGGTTAGTGTCAAACCCGTTCGCCAATCGTTTGGGCGCTCCAAAACTGCACTCGCTCACCAACGCCTGAATCTCTAAAATCAACGCCCTTGATCCTTCTAAAGTGATGGTAATGGCACTCCCCTCCATAGGCTCTTCTTTGGAAAAAAACAAGCTTGAAGCTTCTTTAGCGCTCACCAAACCCTGCTCTTTCATTTCAAACAAGCCGATTTCACTCGTAGGGCCAAAGCGGTTTTTAAAACTCCTCAAAATCCTTAATTCCCTACTGGGATCGCCCTCAAAATACAGCACGCTATCTACCATATGCTCTAGCACTCTAGGCCCTGCGATGCTCCCTTCTTTAGTGATATGACCGATGATAAAAATAGCAATATCTCTTGTTTTGGCCAAACGCATGAGCTCAAAAGTGATCTCTCGCACTTGCGAAATAGAGCCGGGCGCTGAAGAAATCTCTGGCGAATAAAGCGTTTGAATGGAATCAATCACGCAAGCAAAATAATTTTCGCTTTCTATATTAGCCTTAATCACAGGCCAATTGATTTCATTGAGCAGATACAATTCTTTTTCTATGCAATCCAATCTAGTGGCGCGCATTTTAATCTGACTCAAGCTCTCTTCCCCGCTCACGTACAAAACCTTTTGCTGGTTTTTGGCTAAGCCAGAAGCCACTTTTAAAAGCAGAGTGGATTTCCCCACCCCAGGACTCCCCCCCACTAAATACAACCCCCCTTTAGCGATCCCTCCACCCAAAACAATATCCAACTCGCTTTGAGTGGAAGAAAACTTGATGACTTCTTCATGCTCAATTGCAGCGATAGAAACGCTTTTTTGCGCTTGTGGGAGCGGTTTTTTAAGCGCGTTTAAAACTTCCTTTTGGGCTTGGTTCAATTCTATAAAACTCTCCCATGCGTTGCATTGAACGCACTTGCCCAACCACTTAGGGCTTGTAAAACCGCAATGCTGACACTCAAATAAAGAAGTTTTTTTAGCCAAAATACCACTCTTTTTTAAAATCACACAGCTAAAAACTGGATAAAAACGGAGCTTTGGTTTTGTTCTGTAGCAAAACTCGTAAAGCTACACTCAAAACAAGTTAAAAAGTCATCAAGGGCCATTTTGCTCTATTTTTCTTAAAGCCTTCAAAATATAGCGTTTGATATAAGATCCCACGCTTTCTTCTTCTTCGTTAGCCATTTTTTCTAGTTTTTGGTATTGCTCATCAGAAAAATACAAGCTTACAGCACGAGTTTTTTTATTAGCGTCTGCTTTTGGTTTGCGTCCTAGTTTATTTTTAGTTCCCCTTAAGTGAGTTTCATCTGTGTTTTCTGTCGTTTTCATCAAGTTCCTTCAATCATCATCGCAAATCGCTTTAAACGAAAATAGCATATTAGCATAAAAGTAGCGTATAATGAATAATGTCGCAAGCGCTAATCATTCCTCATTTTGAGTTTATTAGCGCTTCGCTCAAAAAAGGCCTTCACCCCCTAAAAATATCAAAACAAATCAAATCGGTAACACCCTGATACTGCGATCCAATAATTCCTGCAAGGCGTTTTCAATGGCAAATAAAGTCCCGGTAGTCGCGCTCATGCACCCATCGCATGCCCCCATGTAGCGGATATACACATCAATGTAATCATCGCTTTCTTTAATGTCTAAAATCTCTAAATCCCCCCCATCCATCATAAGCATAGCGCGGATATTTTCATCAATGACTTTATCCACGGCTTTAATCTTTTGAACCATAGTCATTTCCCTAAAAGCCAATTCCCCGCTTTGGGATTTATTCGCAGCGGCTTTAAGTTTTTCAGCTTCCATTTCTTCGCGCACTTCTTTAAGAATATCCACCAGGTAATAATCCCTTTTTTCATGCCCTCCAGGCCTCACGCAGCTTTTACAAAAAGCACCGGCTTTGGTGTAGTTAGTGATTTCTTCAACGCTTTTTAAATCATTGAGCCTAATCACTTCTTTAATCGTACCTAAACTCACCCTAGCGCACTCGCACACGATGATTTCTTCTTCAAAATCTTCAGCGTTTTTCCCCAAATACATGCCGGCAGCTTTTTTGATCACATCATACGCCATCACCGAGCAATGCATTTTTTGCCCAGGGACAGCCGGCGTGTCTGGATCATCTCTCAAGCCTCTTTCCACATCTAAATTCGTGATTTTTACCGCATCTTGGACTCTTTTATTCAAACACAACTCTACCATCATGTCTGAGCTTGCGATCGCTGTCCCGCAACCAAAGCTTTTAAATTTCGCGTCAACAATCGTATCCGTGCTTTCATCTACAAGCCAATACAACCTCACCGCATCCCCGCATGCTTCTGCACCGTAATCCGCCACAATGAGCTTAGCGTTTTTGGCTTTAGCCTGCTCTTCGGTGATGACCCCTAAATGCGTAGGGTTATCCATGCGCCTTTGAACTTCTTTAGAATACGCATCCCAGAGAACCGAACCCACTAAATCATGTTTTGCCATTTTGATTCCTTTATATTCTTTTTAATAAGAGCTTGAAATATTTCTCAATCTTACAGCCGCTTGAGAGAAAACTTCAATCGTTTTATCAATTTCAGCTTCCGTGTTAAAACGGCTCAATGAAAGCCTGATAGCGGTATGAGCTAATTCCTTACTCGCCCCAATCGCTACCATTACAGGATTAGCCTCTAAATCCTCACTCGCGCACGCGCTCCCCGTGGAAGCGGCGATATTAGAGCGGTTTAAATCCCACAGCATGGCCTCTCCTTCAATCCCTCTCACGCTGATTAAAGTCGTGTTAGGCACACGATGGATTCGATCGCCTACCACCATCACATCAGGGATTTTCAAAAGCGCTTCTTCTAATTTGTCGCGCAATTTCCCTACCACTTCTTTTTCATAGTCTAAATGCTCTACGGCTAATTTCATCGCTTCGCCCATTCCCACAATATAAGGCACATTCAAAGTCCCGCTGCGCCTACCATTCATATGCTCCCCGCCATGAAAAAGAGGGGTCAATCCCACCCCACTCCTAATATACAACCCCCCAATGCCTTTAGGCCCATGAAACTTGTGCGCACTAAAAGAAAGGAAATCCGCATTCGCTTTTAACACATCTACAGGGATTTTACCAATCGCTTGCACGGCATCGGTATGGAACAACACGCCCTTTTCTTTACAAATAGCCCCAATTTCTTCAATAGGGAAAATGAGACCGGTTTCATTATTCGCCCACATCACGCTCACTAGAGCGGTTTTTTCTGTGATCGCTTCTTTGACTTGCTCTGCGGTGATACTCCCATGCTCATTAATGGGCAAGTAAGTAACCTCCACCCCCAAGCTTTCTAAAAAATTACAAGTGGATCGCACCGCCGGGTGCTCTGCAACCGTGGTTACAATATGGTTTTTGCCCTTTTTCAAGCATTCATCAAAATACACGCCCTTTAACACCCAGTTATTGCTTTCTGTTGCGCAAGAAGTGATGATCACATCATCTATATCCCTAGCGTTAATGCCTTTATAAAGCTTATCTAGTGCTTCTGCAATGGCTGGGTGGGTTTCTGTGCCAAACTGGTGCAACGAGCTAGGGTTCCCGTAATGATCCCTTAAAAAAGGATCCATGATCTCCTTGACTTTAGGGTCAATCCTAGTTGTAGCGTTATTGTCTAAATAAATTCGTTGTAACAAGTGAGTGTTCTCCTTAAAATTTTACATAGATTTCTTATCTAGGTCTAAATTATGATTAAATACAAGATATTTTCTTAATTTTAACTTAAAATAAGATGAATTTTTGAAAACATTTTGAGAAATGCGAATACCCCCATTAAAAACCAACATAGCCATTATC
This DNA window, taken from Helicobacter pylori, encodes the following:
- the hopA gene encoding Hop family outer membrane protein HopA codes for the protein MKKTILLSLMVSSLLAENDGVFMSVGYQIGEAVQQVKNTGEIQKVSNAYENLNNLLTRYNELKQTASNTDSSTTQAINNLKESASRLKTTPNSANQAVSSALSSAVGMWQVIASNLASGTLPTSEYDKINAISQVLQNTLENKNNDLKVENDYEHLLGQASTIISTLQNQCPSVDGGNGKPWGINASGNACAIFGNTFNAINSMIDSAKKAAAEARRTSPENPNQQNAFTNADFNKNLNQVSSVINDTISYLKGDNLATIYNTLQKTPDSKGFHSLVSRSSYSYSLNETQYSQFQTTTKEFGHNPFRSVGLINSQSNNGAMNGVGVQLGYKQFFGKNKFFGIRYYAFFDYNHAYIKSNFFNSASNVFTYGAGSDLLLNFINGGSDKNRKVSFGIFGGIALAGTTWLNNQSANLKITNSAYNAKINNTNFQFLFNTGLRLQGIHHGVELGVKIPTINTNYYSFMGAKLAYRRLYSLYLNYVLAY
- a CDS encoding SulP family inorganic anion transporter, with the translated sequence MLEKIQKEWLSNIQKDLLSGFVVGLSVIPETAGFAIMVGLDVGVAFYTTFYMAFVLSLFGARKAMISAAAGSVALILVGVVKNYGLEYAGVATLMAGILQILLGYLKIGNLLKFIPQSVMYGFVNALGILLLMEQFKFLQNQNLGVFILLVIGILIIYLFPLITKKIPSNLVCILIVSAIALIFDTHAPNLGSIEQGVSGFHFIIIPKNLDFKMVAGLLPYALSLALVGTIESLLTAKTLDVILKDGVSDKNKETKAQGLGNIISGLLGGMTGCALVGQSIINAKSGAKTRLSTFFAGFSLMVLILVFNEYVVKIPIVAVVAVMVMISFTTFNFQSIMNIKKIKLYDTLNMLLVVAVVLYTHNLAIGVVVGVLVNALWIKSKGIA
- the hopM gene encoding Hop family outer membrane protein HopM/HopN — its product is MKIKKSLLLSLSLMLSLSRAEDDGFYMSVGYQIGEAVQQVKNTGALQNLADKYDNLSNLLNQYNYLNSLVNLASTPSAITGAIDNLSSSAINLTSATTTSPAYQAVALALNAAVGMWQVIALFIGCGPGPTNNQSYQSFGNTPALNGTTTTCNQAYGTGPNGILSIDEYQKLNQAYQIIQTALNQNQGGGMPALNDTTKTGVVNIQQTNYRTTAQNNIIEHYYTENGKEIPTSYSGGSSFSPTIQLTYNNNAEYLLQQASIIMQVLITQNPHVQTSNGGKAWGLSSTPGNVVDIFGDSFNAINEMIKNAQTALAKTQQLNANENAQITQPNNFNPYTSKNKQFAQEMLNRAEAQAEILNLAQQVADNFHSIQGPIQGDLEECKAGSAGVITNNTWGSGCAFVKETLNSLEQHTAYYGNQVNQDRALSQTILNFKEALNTLGKDSTAINNGISHLPNAKSLQNMTHATQNPNSPEGLLTYSLDTNKYSQFQTITQELGKNPFRRIGVIDYQNNNGAMNGIGVQVGYKQFFGKKRNWGLRYYGFFDYNHAYIKSNFFNSASDVWTYGVGMDALYNFINDKNTNFLGKNNKLSVGLFGGFALAGTSWLNSQQVNLTMMNGIYNANVSASNFQFLFDLGLRMNLARPKKKDSDHAAQHGIELGFKIPTINTSYYSFMGAKLEYRRMYSLFLNYVFAY
- a CDS encoding sulfite exporter TauE/SafE family protein, which translates into the protein MEESTAFILALVGLFTGITAGFFGIGGGEIVVPSAIFAHFSYSHAVGISLMQMLFSSVVGSIINYKKGLLDLREGSFAALGGLMGAILGSFILKIIDDKILMGVFVVVVCYTFIKYAFSSNKKPEHFEEMHFDLHANNKTPEKKRQIPFVSMDRTHGVLMLAGFVTGIFSIPLGMGGGILMVPFLGYFLKYDSKKIVPLGLFFVVFASLSGVISLYNGKVLDDISVQAGVITGVGAFLGVGIGIKLIALANEKVHKILLLLIYALSILATLHKLIMG
- the msrB gene encoding peptide-methionine (R)-S-oxide reductase MsrB — translated: MKVLSYLKNFYLFLAIGAIMQANENMGSKLSKTDERVIYLAGGCFWGLEAYMERIYGVIDASSGYANGKTSSTNYEKLHESDHAESVKVVYDPKKISLDKLLRYYFKVIDPVSVNKQGNDVGRQYRTGIYYVNSADKEVIDNALKALQKEVKGKIAIEVEPLKNYVRAEEYHQDYLKKHPGGYCHIDLKKADEVIVDSDKYTKPSDEVLKKKLTKLQYEVTQNKHTEKPFENEYYNKEEEGIYVDITTGEPLFSSADKYDSGCGWPSFSKPINKDVVKYEDDESLNRKRIEVLSRIGKAHLGHVFNDGPKELGGLRYCINSAALRFIPLKDMEKEGYGEFIPYIKKGELKKYIQDKKTH
- the radA gene encoding DNA repair protein RadA, with the translated sequence MAKKTSLFECQHCGFTSPKWLGKCVQCNAWESFIELNQAQKEVLNALKKPLPQAQKSVSIAAIEHEEVIKFSSTQSELDIVLGGGIAKGGLYLVGGSPGVGKSTLLLKVASGLAKNQQKVLYVSGEESLSQIKMRATRLDCIEKELYLLNEINWPVIKANIESENYFACVIDSIQTLYSPEISSAPGSISQVREITFELMRLAKTRDIAIFIIGHITKEGSIAGPRVLEHMVDSVLYFEGDPSRELRILRSFKNRFGPTSEIGLFEMKEQGLVSAKEASSLFFSKEEPMEGSAITITLEGSRALILEIQALVSECSFGAPKRLANGFDTNRLNMLIALLEKKLEIPLNRHDVFINVSGGIKISEPACDLAVIASILSSFKNRKIDNKTAFLGEVSLNGRILEAPNLNARLKEMENYGFLKAILPKKPSQKTSIKCYEANAVGKIVEWM
- a CDS encoding ribbon-helix-helix domain-containing protein; this translates as MKTTENTDETHLRGTKNKLGRKPKADANKKTRAVSLYFSDEQYQKLEKMANEEEESVGSYIKRYILKALRKIEQNGP
- a CDS encoding iron-sulfur cluster assembly scaffold protein NifU is translated as MAKHDLVGSVLWDAYSKEVQRRMDNPTHLGVITEEQAKAKNAKLIVADYGAEACGDAVRLYWLVDESTDTIVDAKFKSFGCGTAIASSDMMVELCLNKRVQDAVKITNLDVERGLRDDPDTPAVPGQKMHCSVMAYDVIKKAAGMYLGKNAEDFEEEIIVCECARVSLGTIKEVIRLNDLKSVEEITNYTKAGAFCKSCVRPGGHEKRDYYLVDILKEVREEMEAEKLKAAANKSQSGELAFREMTMVQKIKAVDKVIDENIRAMLMMDGGDLEILDIKESDDYIDVYIRYMGACDGCMSATTGTLFAIENALQELLDRSIRVLPI
- a CDS encoding NifS family cysteine desulfurase, whose amino-acid sequence is MLQRIYLDNNATTRIDPKVKEIMDPFLRDHYGNPSSLHQFGTETHPAIAEALDKLYKGINARDIDDVIITSCATESNNWVLKGVYFDECLKKGKNHIVTTVAEHPAVRSTCNFLESLGVEVTYLPINEHGSITAEQVKEAITEKTALVSVMWANNETGLIFPIEEIGAICKEKGVLFHTDAVQAIGKIPVDVLKANADFLSFSAHKFHGPKGIGGLYIRSGVGLTPLFHGGEHMNGRRSGTLNVPYIVGMGEAMKLAVEHLDYEKEVVGKLRDKLEEALLKIPDVMVVGDRIHRVPNTTLISVRGIEGEAMLWDLNRSNIAASTGSACASEDLEANPVMVAIGASKELAHTAIRLSLSRFNTEAEIDKTIEVFSQAAVRLRNISSSY